Proteins found in one Thermodesulfobacteriota bacterium genomic segment:
- a CDS encoding CHAT domain-containing protein, whose amino-acid sequence MDDPAEPLAHAMLDAPWELLANRDGFLADDAVQIFEVARRIDRPREAIAPRHRDLQLLFMAAAPRGASALDFEAEEAAILAATERLPLHLAVEESGMARLLKERLAQDGPFEALHLSCHGDVHPRLGHVLALEDEAGDLAPATAAEVVDLLGDLKRTPLVFLSACRTAEEAQAAGDGRRRAEPLVREMVRAGAANVLGWDGSVYGSDATAFAEHFYHELAAYAPVPRAAAQARLALRQARQQDPRQGQHWHLARLYLGPQGGGALAGQGLPGRTPPSAGHEEQFLDSMRHEVPVAKRWEFVGRRRQAQDILRAFRDGAAGALIHGMGNLGKSSLAARIPSRLTSHAPVVVFRAYDGLTIFDRLLEAVPARERAGIRKTWRQALVDDAAVLADALEDLLTGPLQEHPVLLIIDDLEQILETPRQSDQPSLVRARFRPTLAAVLRAFAKTRSRSRSHLLVTSRYRFTLTDGRGNDLAAGLVPIPLQPMPEGEREKQLRAAVRAEKKEAEKKKKEIVKPAEDLIRRALAAAEGNPGLQAVLVTPPPPCSRLRAPRGTRPSPGGERPTSSTPATSSMKPWPCTRRVCRWRNNWATSTKSPISSTPQPCCACSGGTTRPVACSRSVRISSRPSRSAKSSAGLTT is encoded by the coding sequence GTGGATGACCCGGCCGAGCCCCTGGCCCACGCCATGCTCGATGCGCCCTGGGAGCTTCTTGCCAACAGGGACGGCTTTCTGGCCGACGACGCCGTGCAGATCTTCGAGGTGGCCCGCCGGATCGACCGGCCCCGGGAGGCCATCGCCCCCCGCCACCGGGATCTGCAGCTCCTGTTCATGGCCGCAGCGCCCCGGGGCGCCAGTGCCCTTGATTTCGAGGCCGAGGAGGCGGCGATCCTGGCCGCCACCGAGCGCCTGCCCCTGCACCTGGCGGTGGAGGAGAGCGGGATGGCCAGGCTTCTGAAGGAGCGCCTGGCCCAGGACGGCCCCTTCGAGGCCTTGCACCTGTCCTGTCACGGGGATGTCCATCCCCGGCTCGGCCATGTGCTGGCCCTGGAGGATGAGGCCGGCGACCTGGCGCCGGCCACTGCCGCCGAGGTGGTGGATCTCCTGGGCGATCTGAAGAGGACGCCCCTGGTGTTCCTCTCCGCCTGCCGCACCGCCGAGGAGGCGCAGGCCGCTGGCGACGGCAGGCGCCGCGCCGAGCCCCTGGTCCGGGAGATGGTGCGGGCCGGTGCCGCCAATGTGCTGGGCTGGGATGGCTCGGTCTACGGCAGCGATGCCACCGCCTTTGCCGAGCATTTCTACCACGAGCTGGCTGCCTACGCCCCGGTGCCCCGGGCTGCGGCCCAGGCCCGGCTGGCTTTGCGCCAGGCCCGGCAGCAGGATCCCCGCCAGGGCCAGCACTGGCATCTGGCCCGGCTCTATCTCGGTCCCCAAGGGGGCGGCGCCCTGGCCGGCCAGGGCTTGCCCGGCCGTACTCCGCCGTCGGCCGGCCATGAGGAGCAGTTCCTGGACAGCATGCGCCACGAGGTGCCGGTGGCCAAGCGCTGGGAGTTCGTCGGCCGCCGGCGCCAGGCCCAGGACATTCTCCGGGCCTTCCGGGACGGTGCTGCCGGCGCCCTCATCCATGGCATGGGCAATCTGGGCAAATCGAGCCTGGCGGCCCGCATCCCCAGCCGGCTCACCAGCCATGCCCCCGTGGTGGTGTTCCGGGCCTACGATGGCCTCACCATCTTCGACCGGCTGCTGGAGGCCGTGCCGGCCCGGGAGCGGGCCGGGATCCGGAAGACCTGGCGCCAGGCGCTGGTGGACGATGCCGCGGTCCTGGCTGACGCCCTGGAGGATCTTCTCACCGGCCCCTTGCAGGAGCACCCGGTGCTCCTCATCATCGACGACCTGGAGCAGATCCTGGAGACGCCCCGGCAGTCCGACCAGCCGAGCCTGGTGCGGGCGCGATTCCGGCCCACTCTCGCCGCCGTGCTCCGGGCCTTTGCCAAGACCAGATCCCGGAGCCGCTCTCACCTCCTGGTCACCAGCCGCTACCGCTTCACCCTGACTGACGGCCGGGGGAACGACTTGGCTGCGGGCCTGGTGCCCATCCCCTTGCAGCCCATGCCCGAGGGCGAACGGGAGAAGCAGCTCCGGGCCGCCGTGCGGGCTGAGAAGAAGGAAGCCGAGAAGAAGAAAAAGGAGATTGTCAAACCGGCGGAGGACCTCATCCGCCGGGCCCTGGCCGCGGCCGAGGGCAACCCCGGCCTGCAGGCCGTGCTCGTCACCCCGCCGCCGCCCTGTTCCAGGCTGCGGGCGCCGAGAGGGACGCGGCCATCGCCCGGGGGAGAGAGGCCGACATCCTCCACGCCCGCGACCAGCTCGATGAAGCCCTGGCCTTGCACGCGGCGCGTTTGCCGGTGGCGGAACAACTGGGCGACATCGACCAAATCGCCCATATCAAGTACGCCACAGCCCTGCTGCGCCTGCAGCGGGGGGACCACGAGGCCGGTGGCATGCAGCAGATCTGTGAGGATCTCTTCCAGGCCTTCGCGATCAGCCAAAAGCTCGGCCGGCCTGACTACATAG
- a CDS encoding ATP-binding protein produces the protein MPSPTPARTLTAAYQQLRFDQALASDDPRFVDTSAARGDFNRQKMIRALMAWRGEGAGQGGSYFLYTGHVGCGKSTELRRLARELHRPDGFSVIMLDTLQRLDPHNLSYPDVLFALAAELLAVLERDGWQVDPIFLHNLETWFAERVEKHDQTRELAAEIRTGAEGRTGIPFLGHVFARLTTSFKVNSTYKQELRTVVKNSFADFARAFNQLIVAADSAIGQIDSGRRVLFIVDGTDRLSREDGKAFFIEDIHQLQLIDSVFVYCAPISLVFDQRSFLPNIYTDLFHLPMIKLSEKTDLADAQPSPAGYEAMRRLILARVERALFDDDATLDYLIRYSGGNPRHLLRLLSYSYTEAEGERFDRRAAEKAVQRYATDYRYQLAAEDFALLQRVDSLDDPSRLSAQERERVGALLYYGALLEYNSFWWRSHPLVRTLPAYLHAQGSGTP, from the coding sequence ATGCCATCGCCCACACCAGCCCGCACCCTCACCGCCGCCTACCAGCAGCTCCGCTTCGACCAGGCCCTGGCCAGCGACGACCCGCGCTTCGTGGATACCAGCGCCGCTCGCGGCGACTTCAACCGGCAGAAGATGATCCGCGCCCTCATGGCGTGGCGAGGGGAGGGGGCAGGGCAGGGGGGAAGCTACTTTCTCTACACCGGCCACGTCGGCTGCGGCAAGAGCACAGAGCTGCGGCGGCTGGCCAGGGAGCTGCACCGGCCGGATGGCTTTTCGGTCATCATGCTGGACACCCTGCAGCGGCTGGACCCCCACAACCTGTCCTACCCCGACGTCCTCTTCGCCCTGGCCGCCGAGCTTCTGGCGGTCCTGGAGCGGGACGGCTGGCAGGTGGATCCCATCTTCCTCCACAACCTGGAGACCTGGTTCGCTGAGCGGGTGGAGAAGCACGACCAGACCCGGGAACTGGCGGCGGAGATCCGGACCGGAGCCGAGGGCCGCACCGGCATCCCGTTTCTGGGTCACGTTTTCGCCCGGCTCACCACCTCTTTCAAGGTCAATTCCACGTACAAGCAGGAGCTGCGCACCGTGGTGAAGAACAGCTTCGCCGACTTCGCCCGGGCCTTCAACCAGCTGATCGTGGCCGCGGACAGCGCCATCGGCCAGATCGATTCCGGCCGCCGGGTGCTCTTCATCGTCGACGGCACCGACCGTCTCTCCCGGGAGGATGGCAAGGCCTTCTTCATCGAGGATATCCACCAGCTGCAGTTGATCGATTCCGTCTTTGTGTACTGCGCGCCCATCTCGCTGGTGTTCGACCAGCGCTCTTTTCTGCCCAACATCTATACCGACCTCTTCCACCTGCCCATGATCAAGCTGAGCGAGAAGACGGATCTTGCCGACGCCCAGCCGAGCCCGGCGGGCTACGAGGCCATGCGCCGGCTGATCCTGGCCCGGGTGGAGCGGGCGCTCTTCGACGACGACGCCACCCTCGACTACCTGATCCGCTACTCTGGCGGCAACCCCCGCCACCTGCTGCGCCTTCTGAGCTACTCGTACACCGAGGCAGAGGGCGAGCGGTTTGACCGGCGGGCCGCCGAGAAGGCGGTGCAGCGTTATGCCACCGACTACCGCTACCAGCTGGCGGCCGAGGATTTTGCCCTCCTGCAACGCGTCGACAGCCTCGATGATCCCTCCCGCCTGTCGGCGCAGGAGCGGGAGCGGGTGGGGGCGCTGCTCTACTACGGCGCCTTGCTGGAGTACAACAGCTTCTGGTGGCGCTCCCATCCCCTGGTCCGCACCCTGCCCGCCTACCTGCACGCCCAGGGCAGCGGCACGCCGTGA